A genomic stretch from Nocardia wallacei includes:
- a CDS encoding alpha/beta hydrolase, with translation MSERLSRGLLTAATVLVTALSVNGFAAGGIAVAEPVAGAPLTAEDGTRIADIRQISERVLDVGVHSAAMNTVTRLTVLRAADPDRPAPTFYLLNGANGGSDGNWLETTDLVQFFRDKQVNVVIPFGGAGSYFTDWRADDPVLGRQRWSTFLTRELPPIIDAAFRGSGANAIAGISMAGTSVFQLAIGAPQLYRAIGSYSGCVRTSDPQGQAMVQAVVTGQRGNAANMWGPPSDPAWAANDPYLHADRLRGTSIYVSTGNGLPGPRDNLPGAHGDAMQLMYQLFFGAPLEAVTNVCTHQLQERLRQLQVPAIFDFRENGTHSWGYWQDDLHNSWPMFESALTRDDTSEPSTR, from the coding sequence ATGTCCGAGCGGCTGTCACGGGGCCTGCTCACGGCGGCCACCGTGCTCGTTACGGCCTTGAGTGTCAACGGTTTCGCCGCCGGCGGCATCGCGGTGGCCGAGCCCGTCGCGGGCGCACCGCTGACCGCCGAGGACGGCACGCGCATCGCCGACATCCGCCAGATCTCCGAGCGCGTGCTCGATGTCGGCGTGCACTCCGCCGCGATGAACACCGTCACCCGGCTGACCGTGCTGCGCGCCGCCGATCCCGACCGACCGGCGCCGACGTTCTATCTGCTCAACGGCGCCAACGGCGGGTCGGACGGCAACTGGCTCGAGACCACCGACCTGGTCCAGTTCTTCCGCGACAAGCAGGTCAACGTCGTCATCCCGTTCGGCGGCGCGGGCAGCTACTTCACCGATTGGCGCGCCGACGACCCGGTGCTGGGCCGCCAGCGCTGGTCCACCTTCCTCACCCGCGAGCTGCCGCCGATCATCGACGCCGCGTTCCGTGGCAGCGGCGCCAACGCCATCGCGGGCATCTCCATGGCCGGCACCTCGGTGTTCCAGCTCGCCATCGGCGCTCCGCAGCTGTATCGCGCGATCGGTTCCTACAGCGGCTGCGTGCGCACCAGCGACCCGCAGGGTCAGGCCATGGTGCAGGCGGTCGTCACCGGACAGCGCGGCAATGCCGCCAACATGTGGGGCCCGCCCAGCGACCCGGCGTGGGCCGCCAACGATCCGTACCTGCACGCGGACCGGCTCCGCGGCACGTCCATCTACGTCTCCACCGGCAACGGCCTGCCGGGCCCGCGCGACAATCTGCCCGGTGCCCACGGCGACGCGATGCAACTGATGTACCAGCTGTTCTTCGGTGCGCCGCTGGAAGCGGTCACCAACGTCTGCACCCACCAGCTGCAGGAGCGCCTACGGCAGTTGCAGGTTCCCGCCATCTTCGACTTCCGTGAGAACGGCACCCACTCGTGGGGCTACTGGCAGGACGATCTGCACAACTCCTGGCCGATGTTCGAATCGGCGCTCACCCGCGACGACACCTCCGAGCCGTCGACTCGGTGA
- a CDS encoding TetR family transcriptional regulator has product MSEKVAAMGTRERLLAAAERLLLTERYNDVSVRAICAAAQANPAAVHYHFGSKEALVSALLEDRLGPLWADRLSTLAAAGASVAELVEAVLEPFLELSADPVGRLHLRLLAQFVLGRHGADWRQPWFRIDAWAGLLPGLPAADGGRRWMLAFEMIIMRFGGAHERPPSPRSVAALRDFVIAGLTAPAGGDR; this is encoded by the coding sequence ATGAGCGAGAAGGTCGCGGCGATGGGCACCCGTGAGCGGTTGCTCGCCGCCGCCGAGCGGTTGCTGCTCACCGAGCGTTACAACGACGTCTCGGTGCGCGCCATCTGTGCTGCGGCGCAAGCGAATCCGGCTGCGGTGCACTACCACTTCGGGTCGAAGGAAGCGCTGGTGTCGGCGCTGCTCGAGGACCGGCTGGGACCCTTGTGGGCCGACCGGCTGTCGACCCTGGCCGCGGCGGGCGCGTCGGTCGCCGAACTGGTGGAGGCGGTGCTCGAGCCGTTCCTGGAACTGTCCGCCGATCCGGTGGGCCGCCTGCACCTGCGGTTGCTGGCTCAGTTCGTCCTCGGTCGGCACGGTGCGGACTGGCGCCAGCCCTGGTTCCGTATCGACGCGTGGGCCGGTCTGCTGCCCGGCCTGCCCGCCGCGGACGGTGGCCGCCGCTGGATGCTGGCCTTCGAAATGATCATCATGCGATTCGGCGGTGCGCACGAACGCCCGCCGTCACCGCGATCGGTTGCCGCCCTGCGCGATTTCGTCATCGCCGGACTGACCGCGCCCGCGGGAGGCGACCGATGA
- a CDS encoding SDR family oxidoreductase, with translation MTGRLSGRVALISGAASGMGAAHARAFIAEGASVVLGDIAVDAGKQLADELGERAEFVPLDVTRSGDWELAVAAAVATFGKLDVLVNNAGLLDGGALGDYTERQWQRILAVNLTGPFLGLTAARDALVAAAPAAVVNISSAAGLQGVAGMHGYTASKFGLRGLTKSAALELAPFGVRVNSVHPGGIATPMIGAQPGTVTIDRSANTLTRLGAPEEISALVVYLASTESSYCTGAEFVADGGMTAGSTFG, from the coding sequence ATGACGGGACGACTGTCCGGACGCGTCGCGCTGATCAGCGGCGCGGCCTCGGGGATGGGCGCCGCGCACGCCCGCGCCTTCATCGCCGAGGGCGCGAGCGTGGTGCTCGGCGACATCGCCGTGGACGCGGGCAAACAGCTCGCCGACGAACTCGGCGAGCGGGCGGAGTTCGTGCCGCTCGACGTCACCCGTTCGGGCGACTGGGAACTCGCCGTGGCCGCCGCGGTGGCGACCTTCGGCAAGCTCGATGTGCTGGTCAACAATGCCGGGCTGCTCGACGGCGGGGCGCTGGGCGACTACACCGAGCGGCAGTGGCAGCGCATTCTGGCGGTCAACCTCACCGGGCCGTTCCTCGGCCTAACCGCCGCCCGCGACGCGCTGGTCGCCGCCGCGCCCGCGGCGGTGGTGAACATCTCCTCGGCCGCGGGCCTGCAGGGCGTGGCGGGTATGCACGGCTACACGGCGTCGAAGTTCGGACTGCGCGGCCTGACCAAATCGGCCGCGCTCGAACTCGCGCCGTTCGGCGTCCGGGTCAACTCGGTGCACCCCGGCGGCATCGCCACACCGATGATCGGGGCCCAGCCCGGCACGGTCACCATCGACCGCTCCGCCAACACCCTCACCAGACTCGGTGCCCCCGAGGAGATTTCGGCCTTGGTGGTGTACTTGGCGAGCACGGAATCCAGCTACTGCACCGGCGCGGAGTTCGTCGCCGACGGCGGCATGACCGCAGGCTCAACCTTCGGCTGA
- a CDS encoding NADH:flavin oxidoreductase gives MTDIFAPARLGPITLRNRVIKAATFEARTPDALVTDDLIEFHREVAAGGVGMTTVAYCAVAPGGRTDRHQLWMRPEAVAGLRKLTDRVHAEGAAVSAQIGHAGPVANAASNRAPALAPSRMFSPLGMRPMRVPDAAEIRELIGAHAEAARLAEQAGFDAVEIHFGHNYLVSAFLSPLLNRRKDGYGGSVAARARLAREIARAVREAVGDRLAVTAKLNMADGVRGGLTVPESLQVASWLEADGVLDALELTAGSSLLNPMLLFHGDAPRREFARALPSPARWGMRAVGRVFLKEYPYRDTYLLDWARQFRRELSMPLILLGGITDLDGMTTARAEGFDFVAMGRALLREPNLLHRIRSDQATRSACIHCNRCMPTIYERTRCVYRPDRTVPLPSLSGDSIEGEHT, from the coding sequence ATGACCGACATCTTCGCCCCCGCCCGCCTCGGCCCGATCACGTTGCGCAACAGGGTGATCAAGGCGGCGACGTTCGAGGCGCGCACGCCCGACGCGCTGGTCACCGACGACCTGATCGAATTCCACCGCGAGGTCGCGGCGGGCGGGGTCGGCATGACCACCGTCGCCTACTGCGCGGTCGCGCCGGGCGGCCGCACCGATCGCCATCAGCTGTGGATGCGCCCGGAAGCCGTTGCGGGACTGCGGAAGCTGACCGATCGCGTACACGCCGAGGGCGCGGCGGTGAGCGCCCAGATCGGGCATGCCGGTCCGGTCGCCAATGCCGCGTCCAACCGCGCGCCCGCACTGGCGCCCAGCCGGATGTTCAGCCCACTCGGTATGCGCCCCATGCGTGTACCCGATGCGGCCGAGATCCGGGAACTGATCGGCGCGCACGCCGAGGCGGCGCGCCTGGCGGAACAGGCCGGATTCGACGCCGTCGAAATACATTTCGGCCACAACTACCTGGTGAGCGCGTTCCTGAGCCCGCTGCTGAACCGGCGCAAGGACGGTTACGGCGGGTCGGTGGCCGCCCGCGCCCGACTCGCTCGCGAAATCGCTCGCGCGGTAAGGGAAGCCGTCGGCGACCGCTTGGCGGTGACGGCGAAGCTGAACATGGCCGACGGTGTCCGCGGCGGCCTCACCGTCCCGGAGTCGCTCCAGGTCGCGAGCTGGCTGGAGGCCGACGGCGTGCTGGACGCGCTGGAACTCACGGCCGGTAGCTCGCTGCTGAACCCGATGCTGCTGTTCCACGGCGACGCGCCGCGGCGGGAATTCGCGCGGGCCCTGCCGAGTCCGGCGCGGTGGGGCATGCGAGCGGTCGGGCGGGTATTCCTGAAGGAATACCCGTACCGCGACACCTACCTGCTGGACTGGGCGCGCCAGTTCCGCCGCGAGCTGTCGATGCCGCTGATCCTGCTGGGCGGGATCACGGATCTGGACGGCATGACGACCGCGCGGGCGGAGGGCTTCGACTTCGTGGCGATGGGCCGGGCCCTGCTACGCGAGCCGAATCTGTTGCACCGCATCAGATCCGACCAGGCCACCCGATCGGCCTGCATCCACTGCAACCGGTGCATGCCGACGATCTACGAGCGCACCCGCTGCGTCTACCGGCCCGATCGCACGGTGCCGCTGCCGTCGCTGTCGGGGGACAGCATCGAAGGAGAGCACACATGA
- a CDS encoding MFS transporter, translating into MVVTEADTTTRPGGELAAWLAFAGCLISVFMQMIDVTIVNTALPDISRDLRASQSAQLLVVAGYSLAFACTLLTAARIGALVGRRRLFLISVVGFTAASLWCGMSTSATELIVARVAQGITGAGMAAQTIAILTASFPRERHQQVFALYGATAGFAGMLGPIVGGVLITMNIGGSGWHAIFLMNLPLGVLAFVLAHRFLHLGPSSEREGLDLTGAIVSTVSLLLLLSALADVQQNGWRPAHVVMIAVALVVAAVFVAQQRRRSRRGDGPLVRLDLFADRGFRVGSVLVTIFFGLFTAFVFAASIMLQDVLHWTPLRTGIAMTPFALGAGAGALLSPLFVKRWGVRVLAAGIVVFGGCVAIAAGYLWVTDGDVSLALAVVPVFVSGFGVGAFAALLQPIMLARLDAERMAEASGALPTIEQIGNAVGLAVLSTVFFRAHTLNGSITMLSAIAVVAFGLGALTLALPEPPDAAEPGLGSAEG; encoded by the coding sequence ATGGTCGTGACCGAGGCCGATACCACCACCAGGCCCGGCGGCGAGTTGGCCGCCTGGCTCGCCTTCGCCGGCTGCCTGATCTCGGTGTTCATGCAGATGATCGATGTGACCATCGTGAACACCGCGCTGCCGGACATCAGCCGCGATCTGCGCGCCTCGCAGTCGGCGCAGCTGCTGGTGGTGGCGGGCTACTCGCTGGCCTTCGCGTGTACGCTGCTCACCGCTGCCCGCATCGGCGCGCTGGTGGGCCGCCGCAGGCTGTTCCTGATATCGGTGGTCGGGTTCACCGCCGCCTCGCTGTGGTGCGGAATGTCCACCAGCGCCACGGAATTGATCGTCGCCCGGGTCGCGCAGGGCATCACCGGCGCGGGCATGGCGGCGCAGACCATCGCCATCCTGACCGCCAGCTTCCCCCGCGAACGCCATCAGCAGGTGTTCGCGCTCTACGGCGCGACGGCCGGATTCGCGGGCATGCTCGGACCGATCGTGGGCGGCGTGCTCATCACGATGAACATCGGCGGCTCGGGCTGGCACGCGATCTTCCTGATGAACCTGCCGCTCGGGGTGCTGGCATTCGTGCTGGCCCACCGGTTCCTGCACCTGGGCCCGTCCTCCGAGCGCGAGGGTCTGGACCTGACGGGCGCGATCGTGTCGACCGTCAGCCTGCTGTTGCTGCTGTCGGCGCTGGCCGATGTGCAGCAGAACGGCTGGCGTCCCGCGCATGTCGTGATGATCGCCGTCGCGCTGGTGGTCGCGGCGGTGTTCGTGGCCCAGCAGCGACGGCGGTCGCGGCGCGGTGACGGCCCGCTGGTGCGGCTGGATCTGTTCGCGGACCGCGGGTTCCGGGTGGGGTCGGTGCTGGTCACGATCTTCTTCGGGTTGTTCACCGCGTTCGTGTTCGCCGCCTCCATCATGTTGCAGGACGTGCTGCACTGGACTCCGTTGCGCACCGGCATCGCGATGACGCCGTTCGCGCTGGGAGCCGGTGCGGGCGCGCTGCTGTCGCCGCTGTTCGTGAAGCGGTGGGGGGTGCGGGTGCTCGCGGCGGGCATCGTCGTGTTCGGCGGCTGCGTGGCCATCGCCGCGGGTTATCTGTGGGTGACCGACGGTGACGTGAGCCTGGCGCTGGCGGTGGTCCCGGTGTTCGTCTCCGGTTTCGGGGTCGGGGCCTTCGCCGCCCTGCTGCAGCCGATCATGCTGGCCAGGCTGGACGCCGAGCGCATGGCGGAGGCATCCGGCGCGCTGCCGACCATCGAGCAGATCGGCAACGCGGTCGGCCTGGCCGTGTTGAGCACGGTGTTCTTCCGCGCGCATACCCTCAACGGCAGCATCACCATGCTGTCGGCGATCGCGGTGGTGGCCTTCGGGCTGGGCGCCCTCACCCTGGCACTACCGGAACCACCGGACGCGGCCGAGCCGGGGCTCGGGTCAGCCGAAGGTTGA